The following are encoded together in the Conger conger chromosome 11, fConCon1.1, whole genome shotgun sequence genome:
- the vamp5 gene encoding vesicle-associated membrane protein 5: MENGKSRLRQAQEEVEEVKVIMLENMNKAEERSGKLGELENRADQLLEKSKAFEKTTKKVKNQKRWENMKMKVVLGGVLAVVVVVVIVVVTLMNLPESPGSQERDGPVATVSADGT; encoded by the exons ATG GAGAACGGAAAGAGCCGGCTGCGCCAGGcccaggaggaggtggaggaggtgaagGTCATTATGCTGGAGAACATGAACAAGGCGGAAGAGCGGTCTGGCAAGCTCGGGGAGCTGGAGAACCGGGCCGACCAACTCCTGGAGAAG AGCAAGGCCTTTGAGAAGACGACAAAGAAGGTGAAGAACCAGAAGCGGTGGGAGAACATGAAGATGAAGGTGGTGTTGGGCGGCGTcctggcggtggtggtggtggtggtcatCGTCGTGGTGACCCTGATGAACTTGCCCGAGAGCCCAGGCTCTCAGGAGCGCGACGGCCCTGTTGCCACGGTATCGGCAGACGGGACCTAG